A stretch of the Candidatus Neomarinimicrobiota bacterium genome encodes the following:
- a CDS encoding tetratricopeptide repeat protein, whose translation MRTDTNMTLNRIFYSCLAALLLVVGCVKESPADLLSQSKSLIQERKYSDAITVLRQLMDKYPESELAAEGQYMLGDTYIAFNKNFEQALNEYRVVVQNYPETRFAINAQFMIGYVYANFVQDYNQARMEYERFLELYSTEADSGLVQSVKFELENLGRDLNEIPQLKHISS comes from the coding sequence GTGAGAACTGATACGAATATGACTTTGAATAGAATCTTTTATAGCTGCCTGGCGGCACTGCTCCTTGTAGTCGGATGCGTTAAAGAATCGCCTGCCGATCTTCTCTCACAGAGTAAATCCCTAATTCAGGAGAGAAAGTATTCCGACGCCATCACCGTGTTGCGTCAGTTGATGGATAAATATCCTGAATCAGAGCTAGCTGCCGAGGGGCAATACATGCTTGGTGATACGTACATTGCTTTCAACAAAAATTTTGAGCAGGCACTGAACGAGTATCGAGTTGTGGTTCAGAATTATCCAGAGACACGCTTCGCCATCAATGCACAGTTCATGATCGGCTATGTATATGCCAACTTTGTGCAGGATTACAACCAAGCCAGGATGGAGTATGAAAGGTTCCTAGAGCTATATTCAACTGAAGCTGATAGCGGTCTCGTTCAGTCTGTAAAGTTTGAGCTCGAGAATTTGGGAAGGGATTTAAACGAAATTCCACAACTCAAGCACATTTCCTCTTAG
- a CDS encoding molecular chaperone DnaK (heat shock protein 70; assists in folding of nascent polypeptide chains; refolding of misfolded proteins; utilizes ATPase activity to help fold; co-chaperones are DnaJ and GrpE; multiple copies in some bacteria), translated as NQADQLIYQTEKNLKEFEGKLSDDDKKSLEEAVEKLKSASAGSNPEDIKSATEALNSAWNKIAGKMYESSKQEEAGAQAPPDPTDEPKKGDDKEIEDADFEVVDD; from the coding sequence AATCAGGCTGACCAGCTTATCTACCAGACTGAGAAAAACCTCAAGGAATTCGAGGGAAAACTCAGTGATGACGACAAGAAGAGTTTAGAAGAGGCTGTTGAAAAACTTAAATCGGCCTCTGCTGGAAGCAATCCGGAAGATATCAAGTCTGCCACTGAAGCCCTCAATTCGGCTTGGAACAAAATCGCCGGCAAAATGTACGAAAGTTCCAAGCAGGAGGAGGCTGGTGCTCAGGCGCCTCCTGACCCCACCGATGAACCCAAGAAAGGGGATGACAAGGAGATCGAGGACGCAGACTTCGAAGTCGTAGACGATTAA